The following proteins are co-located in the Pseudomonas sp. DY-1 genome:
- the fabI gene encoding enoyl-ACP reductase FabI has protein sequence MGFLAGKRVLIVGVASKLSIASGIAAAMHREGAELAFTYQNEKLKGRVEEFAEGWGSSAELCFPCDVAKDEEIVAVFEALAKKWDGLDCIVHSVGFAPGDQLDGDFTEVTTREGFRIAHDISAYSFVALAKAGRELMKGRNGSLLTLSYLGAERTMPNYNVMGMAKASLEAGVRYLAGSLGPEGTRVNAISAGPIRTLAASGIKSFRKMLAANEKQTPLRRNVTIEEVGNAGAFLCSDLASGISGEIMYVDGGFNTTAMGNIED, from the coding sequence ATGGGTTTTCTCGCCGGTAAGCGCGTACTGATCGTTGGCGTAGCCAGCAAACTGTCCATCGCATCGGGCATCGCTGCAGCCATGCATCGCGAAGGCGCCGAGCTCGCCTTCACCTATCAGAACGAGAAACTGAAAGGCCGCGTGGAAGAGTTCGCCGAGGGCTGGGGCTCCAGCGCCGAGCTGTGCTTCCCCTGCGACGTGGCCAAGGACGAAGAAATCGTCGCGGTCTTCGAGGCCCTCGCCAAGAAGTGGGATGGCCTGGATTGCATCGTGCACTCCGTTGGCTTCGCCCCTGGCGACCAGCTGGACGGCGACTTTACCGAAGTCACCACTCGTGAAGGTTTCCGCATCGCCCACGACATCAGTGCCTACAGCTTCGTCGCCCTGGCCAAGGCCGGTCGCGAACTGATGAAAGGCCGCAACGGCAGCCTGCTGACCCTGTCCTACCTGGGTGCCGAGCGCACCATGCCGAACTACAACGTCATGGGCATGGCCAAGGCCAGCCTGGAAGCAGGCGTTCGCTACCTGGCCGGCAGCCTCGGCCCGGAAGGCACTCGCGTCAACGCGATCTCCGCCGGCCCGATCCGCACCCTGGCCGCTTCCGGCATCAAGAGCTTCCGCAAGATGCTCGCCGCCAACGAGAAGCAGACCCCCCTGCGCCGTAACGTGACCATCGAAGAAGTCGGCAACGCCGGCGCCTTCCTGTGCTCCGATCTGGCCTCGGGCATCAGCGGCGAAATCATGTACGTCGACGGTGGTTTCAACACCACCGCCATGGGCAATATCGAAGACTGA
- a CDS encoding microcin C ABC transporter permease YejB: MLAYILRRLLLIIPTLFGILLINFIIIQAAPGGPVEQMIAKLEGFDAAAGGATGRISGGGSEVATAGSNYRGAQGLDPELVAEIEKMYGFDKPAAERFWLMITSYLKLDFGTSFFRDAKVIDLIIEKLPVSISLGLWSTLIMYLVSIPLGIAKAVRHGSAFDVWSSTAIIVGYAIPAFLFAILLIVLFAGGSYFDWFPLRGLTSNNFDELSFTEKIADYFWHLALPVTALVIGNFATLTLLTKNSFLDEINKQYVVTARAKGLSENRVLYGHVFRNAMLLIIAGFPSAFIGIFFTGSLLIEVIFSLDGLGLLSFESALNRDYPMVFGTLFIFTLLGLVVKLIGDLTYTLVDPRIDFESREG, translated from the coding sequence CCGGCGGTCCGGTCGAGCAGATGATCGCCAAGCTGGAAGGCTTCGATGCCGCCGCGGGCGGCGCCACCGGTCGGATCTCCGGAGGTGGTTCGGAAGTTGCCACTGCTGGCTCCAACTACCGCGGAGCCCAAGGCCTCGACCCGGAACTGGTGGCCGAGATCGAGAAGATGTACGGCTTCGACAAGCCCGCCGCGGAACGCTTCTGGCTGATGATCACGAGCTACCTGAAGCTGGACTTCGGGACGAGCTTCTTCCGTGACGCCAAGGTTATCGACCTGATCATCGAGAAGTTGCCGGTGTCCATCTCCCTCGGGCTCTGGAGCACCCTGATCATGTACCTGGTGTCCATTCCCTTGGGAATCGCCAAGGCGGTACGCCACGGCAGCGCCTTCGACGTCTGGAGCAGCACCGCCATCATCGTCGGCTATGCCATTCCTGCCTTCCTGTTCGCCATCCTGCTGATCGTGCTTTTCGCCGGCGGCAGCTATTTCGACTGGTTCCCACTGCGCGGGCTCACCTCGAACAACTTCGACGAGCTTAGCTTCACCGAAAAGATTGCCGACTACTTCTGGCACCTGGCGCTACCGGTGACTGCCCTGGTGATCGGCAACTTCGCCACGCTCACACTGCTGACCAAGAACAGCTTCCTCGACGAGATCAACAAGCAGTACGTGGTCACCGCCCGCGCCAAGGGCCTGTCGGAAAATCGCGTGCTCTACGGCCACGTATTCCGCAATGCGATGCTGCTGATCATCGCTGGCTTCCCGTCGGCCTTCATCGGCATCTTCTTCACTGGCTCCCTGCTGATCGAGGTGATCTTCTCCCTAGATGGGCTGGGCCTGTTGAGCTTCGAGTCAGCCCTGAACCGCGACTATCCCATGGTCTTCGGCACGCTCTTCATCTTCACTTTACTGGGGCTGGTCGTGAAACTGATTGGCGATCTCACCTACACCCTGGTCGATCCGCGTATCGACTTCGAAAGCCGGGAGGGTTGA
- a CDS encoding ABC transporter permease: MALSPINQRRFERFKANKRGWWSLWLFLILFVLSLGAEMIANDKPLAVNYDGQWYFPFLKRYPETTFGGEFPLEANYKTPYIRELIESKGGSMIWTPIPFSYETINYDLKVPAPAPPSADNWLGTDDQGRDVLARVIYGFRVSVLFALTLTLLSSIIGVIAGALQGFYGGWVDLVGQRFLEIWSGLPVLYLLIILASFVQPNFWWLLGIMLLFSWMSLVDVVRAEFLRGRNLEYVRAARALGMQNGAIMFRHILPNAMVSTMTFMPFILTGAIGTLTALDFLGFGLPPGAPSLGELVAQGKSNLQAPWLGISAFLVLAAMLTLLVFIGEAARDAFDPRK; encoded by the coding sequence ATGGCCCTCTCCCCCATCAACCAGCGGCGCTTCGAGCGATTCAAGGCCAACAAGCGCGGCTGGTGGTCACTGTGGCTATTTCTGATCCTCTTTGTCCTGAGCCTGGGTGCCGAGATGATCGCCAACGACAAGCCTCTGGCGGTCAACTACGACGGCCAGTGGTATTTCCCCTTCCTCAAGCGCTACCCGGAAACCACTTTCGGTGGCGAATTCCCGCTGGAAGCCAACTACAAGACGCCCTATATCCGCGAACTGATCGAATCCAAGGGCGGCAGCATGATCTGGACGCCCATCCCGTTCAGCTACGAAACCATCAACTACGACCTCAAGGTGCCGGCCCCCGCGCCGCCCTCGGCGGACAACTGGCTGGGAACCGACGACCAGGGCCGCGATGTGCTGGCACGGGTAATCTACGGCTTCCGCGTATCGGTTCTGTTCGCCCTGACCCTGACCCTGCTCAGCTCGATCATCGGCGTGATCGCCGGCGCCCTGCAGGGCTTCTATGGCGGCTGGGTCGACCTGGTCGGGCAGCGTTTCCTGGAAATCTGGTCCGGCCTGCCGGTGCTCTACCTGCTGATCATCCTGGCCAGCTTCGTGCAGCCGAACTTCTGGTGGCTGCTGGGCATCATGCTGCTGTTCTCCTGGATGAGCCTGGTGGACGTGGTGCGGGCCGAGTTCCTCCGCGGCCGCAACCTGGAATACGTGCGTGCTGCGCGCGCCCTGGGCATGCAGAACGGCGCCATCATGTTCCGCCATATCCTGCCCAACGCCATGGTGTCCACCATGACTTTCATGCCGTTCATCCTGACCGGCGCAATCGGCACCCTCACCGCACTGGACTTCCTCGGCTTCGGCCTGCCGCCAGGAGCGCCCTCCCTCGGCGAGCTGGTGGCCCAGGGCAAATCCAACTTGCAGGCGCCCTGGCTCGGCATCTCCGCCTTCCTGGTGCTGGCGGCCATGCTGACCCTGCTGGTTTTCATCGGCGAAGCCGCGCGCGATGCCTTCGACCCGAGGAAGTGA
- a CDS encoding ABC transporter ATP-binding protein — MSENLIEIRDLSVEFVSGDKAQRVVEGINFDIRKGETLALVGESGSGKSVTAHSILRLLPYPLARHPSGSIHYAGKDLLKLPENKLRGIRGNRIAMVFQEPMTSLNPLHNIEKQINEVLALHKGLTGKAATKRTLELLELVGIPEPHKRLKAFPHELSGGQRQRVMIAMALANEPELLIADEPTTALDVTVQLKILELLKELQARLGMALLLISHDLNLVRRIAHRVCVMQRGCIVEQASCDELFHAPQHPYTKELLGAEPSGRPAENPEGAPLLEVDDLRVWFPIKKGLLRRTVDHVKAVDGVNFSLPQGQTLGIVGESGSGKSTLGLAILRLLGSRGGIRFQGQSLEGLSQKDVRPFRREMQVVFQDPFGSLSPRMCVGQIVGEGLRIHRIGTEAEQEQAIIDALLEVGLDPETRHRYPHEFSGGQRQRIAIARALVLKPALILLDEPTSALDRTVQRQVVELLRRLQTKYNLTYLFISHDLAVVRALSHHLMVIKHGQVVEQGPADAIFAAPQHSYTKQLLEAAFLAPETAH; from the coding sequence ATGAGCGAGAACCTGATCGAAATCCGCGACCTCTCCGTCGAGTTTGTCAGCGGCGACAAGGCCCAACGCGTAGTCGAAGGCATCAATTTCGACATCCGCAAGGGCGAGACCCTGGCGCTGGTAGGCGAAAGCGGCTCCGGCAAGTCGGTGACCGCCCACTCCATCCTGCGCCTCTTGCCCTACCCGCTCGCCCGCCACCCGAGCGGCAGCATCCACTACGCCGGCAAGGACCTGCTGAAACTACCCGAGAACAAACTGCGGGGCATTCGTGGCAACCGCATCGCGATGGTCTTCCAGGAACCCATGACCTCGCTCAACCCGCTGCACAACATCGAGAAGCAGATCAACGAAGTGCTCGCCCTGCACAAGGGCCTGACAGGCAAGGCCGCCACGAAGCGGACCCTGGAGCTGCTGGAGCTGGTCGGCATACCCGAACCGCACAAGCGCCTCAAGGCTTTCCCCCACGAGCTGTCTGGCGGCCAGCGGCAGCGGGTGATGATCGCGATGGCCCTGGCCAACGAGCCGGAACTGCTGATCGCCGACGAACCCACTACCGCGCTGGATGTCACCGTCCAGCTGAAGATTCTCGAACTGCTCAAGGAATTGCAGGCCCGCCTGGGCATGGCGCTGCTGCTGATCAGCCATGATCTGAACCTGGTTCGGCGAATTGCACATCGCGTATGTGTCATGCAGCGCGGTTGCATCGTCGAACAAGCGTCGTGTGATGAGCTGTTCCATGCACCGCAGCATCCCTACACCAAGGAACTGCTCGGCGCCGAGCCTTCGGGCCGGCCGGCAGAGAACCCCGAGGGCGCGCCACTGTTGGAGGTCGATGACCTGCGCGTGTGGTTCCCCATCAAGAAGGGGTTGCTGCGGCGCACCGTGGATCATGTAAAGGCCGTGGACGGCGTCAACTTCAGCCTGCCGCAGGGCCAAACCCTGGGCATCGTGGGCGAAAGTGGCTCTGGAAAGTCCACGCTGGGCCTGGCGATTCTCCGGCTGCTTGGCAGCCGGGGCGGCATCCGCTTCCAGGGCCAGTCCCTGGAAGGCCTGTCGCAAAAGGATGTGCGGCCGTTCCGGCGCGAGATGCAGGTGGTCTTCCAGGACCCCTTCGGCAGTCTTAGCCCACGCATGTGCGTGGGGCAGATTGTCGGAGAGGGTCTGCGAATCCACCGTATCGGCACCGAAGCGGAACAGGAACAAGCCATCATCGATGCGCTCCTGGAGGTAGGGTTGGATCCGGAAACCCGGCACCGCTACCCCCACGAGTTTTCCGGCGGGCAGCGGCAGCGGATTGCCATTGCCCGGGCATTGGTGCTGAAACCGGCACTGATCCTGCTGGACGAGCCCACCTCGGCGCTCGACCGGACGGTTCAGCGCCAGGTAGTGGAGTTGCTGCGCAGGCTACAGACCAAGTACAACCTGACCTACCTGTTCATCAGCCATGATCTGGCGGTGGTCAGGGCCCTGAGTCACCACCTGATGGTGATCAAGCACGGGCAGGTGGTCGAACAGGGTCCGGCCGATGCCATCTTCGCTGCCCCACAGCACAGCTATACGAAGCAGTTGCTGGAAGCCGCATTCCTGGCTCCGGAAACTGCCCATTAA